A stretch of Anas platyrhynchos isolate ZD024472 breed Pekin duck chromosome 29, IASCAAS_PekinDuck_T2T, whole genome shotgun sequence DNA encodes these proteins:
- the COMP gene encoding cartilage oligomeric matrix protein, with amino-acid sequence MISALAFVFLLCLSCPFSSCQQRRAGVEVGPEMLDEMRETNRVLMEVRDLLKQQVKEITYLKNAVMECDACGIHTEVSGPGITVTQFNRCNPNPCFPGVACTETGTGFRCGPCPPGYSGNGSQCTDINECNANPCFPKVQCINTSPGFRCDPCPPGFTGQMVEGVGLAYARANKQVCTDINECETGAAKNCVPNSICINTRGSYKCGACKPGFVGDQITGCKSQTARRCPNGEISPCHEKAQCIVERDGSISCACLVGWAGNGYVCGKDTDIDGVPDEKLRCSDKKCRKDNCMTVPNSGQEDADRDGIGDACDDDADGDGILNAEDNCVYTRNTDQRNTDKDNFGDACDNCRQVKNDDQRDIDGDGKGDECDDDMDGDGIKNPMDNCKRVPNPDQKDSDGDGVGDVCDSCPTVSNPDQKDTDHDLVGDVCDTNQDSDGDGHQDTRDNCPSVPNSSQVDTDNDGLGDECDDDDDNDGIPDEKPPGPDNCRLVPNPGQEDSDGDGVGNLCEEDFDRDMVIDRIDVCPENAEVTLTDFRAFQTVVLDPEGDAQIDPNWIVLNQGMEIVQTMNSDPGLAVGYTAFNGVDFEGTFHVNTATDDDYAGFIFGYQDSSSFYVVMWKQMEQTYWQANPFRAVAEPGIQLKAVKSKTGPGEYLRNSLWHTGDTTDQVKLLWKDPRNSGWKDKTSYRWFLQHRPQVGYIRARFYEGPEVVADTGVVLDTTMRGGRLGVFCFSQENIIWSNLRYRCNDTIPEDYETFRVQQDQPQF; translated from the exons gTTAAAGAGATAACATACCTGAAGAATGCAGTCATGGAGTGTGATGCCTGTG GCATACACACTGAGGTGTCAGGCCCTGGCATCACCGTGACACAGTTTAACAGATGCAACCCAAACCCCTGCTTCCCTGGAGTGGCCTGCACTGAGACTGGCACTGGCTTCCGCTGCGGCCCCTGTCCCCCAGGTTATTCAGGCAACGGGTCCCAGTGCACAGACATCAacgag TGCAATGCAAACCCCTGCTTCCCGAAGGTCCAGTGCATTAACACTTCTCCTGGCTTCCGCTGTGATCCCTGCCCTCCTGGCTTCACAGGGCAAATGGTCGAAGGCGTTGGACTAGCTTATGCCAGGGCCAACAAACAG GTTTGCACTGACATCAATGAATGCGAGACAGGAGCTGCCAAAAATTGTGTCCCAAACTCTATCTGCATCAACACACGG ggatcCTACAAGTGTGGGGCTTGTAAACCTGGTTTTGTTGGGGATCAAATCACAGGCTGCAAAAGCCAGACAGCGAGACGTTGCCCTAACGGCGAAATTAGCCCCTGCCACGAGAAAGCTCAGTGCATCGTGGAGCGCGATGGGTCCATCTCCTGCGCG TGCCTTGTGGGCTGGGCAGGGAATGGCTACGTCTGTGGGAAGGATACAGACATTGATGGAGTCCCTGATGAGAAGCTACGCTGCTCTGACAAGAAGTGCCGCAAG GATAACTGCATGACTGTCCCCAACTCTGGCCAGGAGGATGCAGACCGGGATGGAATTGGAGATGCTTGTGATGATGATGCCGATGGAGACGGGATATTAAATGCTGAG GACAACTGCGTCTACACGCGCAACACCGACCAGCGTAACACAGACAAAGACAACTTCGGTGATGCCTGTGACAACTGTCGCCAGGTGAAGAACGATGACCAACGGGACATTGATGGTGATGGGAAAGGAGACGAGTGTGACGATGACATGGATGGAGATG GGATCAAGAATCCAATGGACAACTGTAAAAGAGTTCCTAACCCTGATCAAAAAGACAGCGATGGCGATGGAGTAGGAGACGTGTGTGACAGCTGCCCAACAGTCAGTAATCCAGACCAG aAAGATACTGATCATGATCTAGTGGGAGATGTCTGTGACACCAACCAGGACAG CGATGGGGATGGCCACCAAGATACACGGGATAACTGCCCCTCAGTGCCTAACAGCTCCCAGGTGGACACAGACAATGACGGGCTAGGAGATGAATGCGATGATGACGACGATAATGATGGGATTCCAGATGAGAAACCCCCAGGCCCTGACAACTGTCGGCTTGTCCCTAACCCTGGCCAAGAAGACTCAGACG GTGATGGTGTTGGAAACCTTTGTGAAGAAGACTTTGACAGAGACATGGTGATTGACAGAATTGATGTGTGCCCAGAGAACGCAGAAGTGACATTAACAGACTTCAGGGCTTTCCAGACAGTTGTACTGGACCCTGAGGGTGATGCACAGATCGATCCCAACTGGATTGTTCTCAACCAG GGCATGGAAATTGTCCAAACCATGAACAGTGATCCTGGCCTGGCTGTAG GTTACACAGCATTCAATGGCGTTGACTTTGAGGGCACATTCCATGTCAACACTGCCACAGATGATGATTATGCTGGCTTCATATTTGGCTACCAGGACAGTTCCAGCTTTTATGTGGTCATGTGGAAACAGATGGAACAGACATACTGGCAGGCAAACCCCTTCCGAGCAGTAGCAGAACCTGGAATTCAACTGAAG GCAGTGAAGTCCAAAACAGGCCCAGGCGAGTACCTCCGCAATTCCCTCTGGCACACTGGGGACACCACAGACCAGGTCAAACTGCTGTGGAAAGACCCTCGCAACTCCGGCTGGAAGGACAAGACATCTTACCGCTGGTTCCTGCAGCATCGGCCTCAAGTCGGATACATCAG AGCTCGCTTCTATGAAGGCCCTGAAGTAGTGGCAGACACTGGAGTTGTCCTTGATACAACTATGCGAGGAGGACGCCTTGGAGTCTTCTGCTTCTCCCAGGAGAACATTATTTGGTCAAACCTGCGTTATCGCTGCAACG atACCATTCCAGAAGACTATGAAACATTCAGAGTTCAGCAAGACCAACCTCAGTTTTAA